From the genome of Gemmatimonas phototrophica, one region includes:
- the asnB gene encoding asparagine synthase (glutamine-hydrolyzing) — MCGIAGILAPFPPERLRRAALALADAQRHRGPDGAGVQVQGPVALAHRRLSIIDLEAGAQPLSNEDGTIWITFNGEIYNYQELRHTLLQRGHQFRTRSDTEVIVHAYEEWGDGCVQKLRGMFAFAITDTRRHRLFLARDHFGIKPLVYLEQGHWFAFASELQAFHTLEDAAVDLDIRAIDEYLALQYIPAPRTVYRQARKLPPGHTMSVDFDGRVQGPQRYWRPEFRVGVDMPDGEWMELFEATMRDSVRAHLVADVPVGAFLSGGLDSTGVVALAQELTREPVHTYSIGFRDPAHDESAWAREAAERLGTIHHSEMLEVDALDSLSALVQHYGEPFGDSSAVATMAVSRLAARDVKTVLTGDGGDEGMAGYHSHMAWLTAARGAGGEFPARPSVQTWQGMIHYCDPALRAQLWQGNHRGNTLLPIESFEAAWAEARDLGAVQRLQYMDAMTYLPNDILTKVDIASMSASLETRTPLIDVPLWDVLTQMPERLNVAMNPHGTLSGKHMLKRLLSRYFPEPFVHRKKQGFAVPLSRWFSSEGEARHLVDERLMGSGSMLHTLFDPTAARTLLDGGRYGPLWVLLVLEEWLRQMQSHAGAADPLSLASETVHLQESPMAPAERPKVLIVADVPNWIFERHARTLQTLLADEFDITVQYHTEDFDEDAWDLIYVMEFELVPDEKFTQPWKYVTAVRSHVSWDHLAAPMLARFLREHFQQTHVVSQRLHRELVPWLPTITTISHGIDGALFNYAPRPPMQGRPLRVGWAGNRRTAVKGFAEFIEPLAALDGVELVFCGYADRNLTREEMAAWYREVDVYVCASQSEGSNNTLLEAAASGCAIITTDNGTVPEYLRHHEEALIVPRTREAFAAAVMQLRDDEALRHRLSVAASAAVLPAWTWSVKSEAYRAFFRDALVHQDDARRRMASTTHTGRRWILRCTTALEAALAHNQFDEAMQMVEQLMDVDSGNPVWMELRTMLADGAALTAA, encoded by the coding sequence ATGTGCGGTATTGCCGGCATTCTCGCCCCGTTTCCTCCTGAACGACTTCGCCGCGCCGCCCTGGCGCTGGCGGATGCGCAGCGGCACCGCGGTCCCGATGGTGCCGGCGTGCAGGTCCAAGGCCCCGTCGCGCTTGCACACCGGCGACTGTCCATCATTGACCTGGAGGCGGGTGCCCAGCCGCTCAGCAATGAAGATGGGACCATTTGGATCACGTTCAACGGCGAGATCTACAACTACCAGGAGTTGCGGCACACGCTGCTGCAGCGTGGCCACCAGTTCCGCACGCGGTCTGATACCGAAGTCATCGTGCACGCCTACGAGGAATGGGGCGACGGCTGCGTGCAGAAACTCCGTGGCATGTTTGCCTTTGCCATTACCGACACCCGTCGGCATCGCCTGTTCCTCGCGCGCGATCATTTCGGGATCAAGCCGCTGGTGTATCTGGAGCAGGGCCACTGGTTCGCCTTTGCCTCTGAGTTGCAGGCGTTCCACACGCTCGAGGATGCCGCCGTTGACCTCGATATTCGCGCCATCGATGAGTATCTCGCGTTGCAGTACATCCCGGCGCCGCGCACGGTGTACCGCCAGGCGCGCAAATTGCCGCCGGGGCACACCATGTCGGTGGATTTCGACGGTCGGGTCCAAGGTCCGCAGCGCTACTGGCGTCCCGAATTCCGCGTCGGTGTGGACATGCCGGATGGCGAGTGGATGGAGCTGTTTGAGGCCACGATGCGCGACTCCGTCCGGGCGCACCTCGTCGCCGATGTACCCGTGGGGGCGTTCCTCTCTGGTGGGCTCGACTCCACCGGCGTCGTCGCGCTGGCGCAGGAGCTGACCCGCGAACCGGTGCATACCTACAGCATCGGGTTCCGCGATCCGGCGCACGACGAGTCGGCCTGGGCTCGCGAGGCTGCCGAGCGATTGGGCACCATACATCATTCCGAGATGCTTGAGGTGGACGCGCTCGATTCGCTGTCCGCTCTCGTGCAGCATTACGGCGAGCCGTTCGGTGACAGTTCGGCGGTGGCCACGATGGCCGTATCGCGCCTCGCGGCGCGGGACGTCAAAACGGTGCTGACCGGCGACGGTGGTGACGAAGGCATGGCCGGCTATCACTCGCACATGGCCTGGCTCACCGCGGCGCGTGGTGCCGGCGGAGAGTTTCCGGCCCGTCCGTCCGTCCAGACCTGGCAGGGAATGATTCACTACTGCGATCCCGCGCTGCGGGCGCAGCTGTGGCAGGGCAATCACCGCGGCAACACGCTGCTCCCCATCGAATCGTTTGAGGCGGCGTGGGCCGAGGCCCGTGATCTGGGTGCCGTGCAACGGCTCCAGTACATGGATGCCATGACGTATCTGCCCAATGACATCCTCACGAAGGTGGATATCGCGAGCATGTCGGCGTCGCTGGAAACGCGCACGCCACTCATTGATGTGCCGTTATGGGATGTCCTGACGCAAATGCCGGAGCGCCTGAACGTGGCCATGAATCCCCACGGCACACTGTCGGGGAAGCACATGCTCAAGCGGCTGTTGTCCCGCTATTTCCCGGAGCCGTTCGTGCACCGGAAAAAGCAGGGCTTTGCGGTGCCGCTCTCGCGGTGGTTCTCCTCGGAAGGTGAGGCGCGTCATCTGGTGGATGAGCGACTCATGGGCAGCGGGTCCATGTTGCACACGTTGTTCGATCCGACCGCGGCGAGAACGCTGCTGGACGGTGGGCGCTACGGCCCGCTCTGGGTCCTGCTGGTGCTGGAGGAGTGGCTGCGCCAAATGCAGTCGCACGCCGGGGCCGCAGATCCGCTGTCCTTGGCGTCGGAGACGGTGCACCTGCAGGAGTCGCCCATGGCACCGGCCGAGCGGCCCAAGGTGCTCATTGTTGCGGACGTCCCGAACTGGATCTTTGAACGGCACGCCCGCACACTGCAGACGCTGCTCGCCGATGAGTTCGACATTACGGTGCAGTATCACACCGAGGATTTCGACGAAGACGCGTGGGATCTGATTTACGTGATGGAGTTCGAGCTGGTCCCCGACGAGAAGTTCACGCAGCCGTGGAAGTACGTGACGGCGGTGCGTTCCCATGTCTCCTGGGACCATCTGGCGGCACCCATGCTGGCGCGGTTCCTTCGCGAACACTTTCAGCAGACGCACGTGGTGTCGCAGCGACTGCACCGGGAGCTGGTGCCGTGGCTTCCCACGATCACCACCATCAGCCACGGCATAGACGGGGCGCTGTTCAACTATGCGCCTCGCCCGCCAATGCAGGGACGCCCGCTGCGCGTGGGCTGGGCCGGCAATCGTCGTACGGCCGTGAAAGGCTTTGCGGAGTTCATTGAGCCGCTGGCCGCACTGGACGGCGTGGAGCTGGTGTTCTGCGGCTACGCCGATCGCAATCTCACACGCGAAGAAATGGCGGCCTGGTATCGCGAGGTGGATGTCTACGTGTGCGCGTCGCAAAGCGAAGGGAGCAACAATACCCTGCTGGAGGCTGCGGCGAGCGGATGTGCCATCATTACCACCGACAACGGGACCGTGCCGGAGTACCTGCGTCACCACGAGGAGGCGTTGATCGTCCCGCGCACACGCGAAGCATTTGCGGCGGCGGTCATGCAGCTGCGCGACGATGAGGCCTTGCGCCATCGATTGTCCGTGGCGGCCTCGGCGGCGGTGCTCCCCGCCTGGACTTGGTCGGTGAAGAGCGAGGCGTATCGTGCATTCTTCCGTGACGCGCTGGTCCATCAGGACGATGCGCGTCGGCGCATGGCCAGTACCACCCATACCGGTCGTCGGTGGATCCTGCGTTGCACAACGGCACTGGAAGCCGCGCTGGCGCACAATCAATTCGATGAAGCCATGCAGATGGTGGAACAGCTGATGGACGTTGACAGCGGCAATCCCGTCTGGATGGAGTTGCGAACCATGCTGGCCGACGGGGCGGCACTCACCGCAGCGTAG
- a CDS encoding response regulator, whose amino-acid sequence MKFLVVDDSATMRRIVINSLQRIGYNDTVEAGDGQEALAKFDSSIKFVITDWNMPNMTGTEFTKVLRSRDDGRHVPVLMVTARSVKEDILTAMEAGVNNYIVKPFTPQVLKEKIDALLPAVAA is encoded by the coding sequence ATGAAGTTTCTCGTGGTGGACGACTCAGCGACGATGCGTCGCATCGTCATCAATTCGCTGCAGCGCATCGGCTACAATGACACCGTCGAAGCCGGCGACGGTCAGGAAGCCCTTGCCAAGTTTGACAGCTCGATCAAGTTCGTCATTACCGACTGGAATATGCCGAACATGACGGGCACCGAATTCACGAAGGTGCTGCGTTCCCGCGACGACGGCCGCCACGTCCCTGTACTCATGGTGACCGCGCGATCAGTAAAAGAAGACATCCTCACGGCGATGGAAGCGGGTGTCAACAATTACATCGTCAAGCCATTCACCCCCCAGGTGCTCAAGGAGAAGATTGATGCGCTCCTGCCTGCGGTGGCCGCCTGA
- the fliD gene encoding flagellar filament capping protein FliD, whose protein sequence is MTTPLNFGGLSSGVQWNDIVDTTIKALEARTLTPITDRITKRAAQKEAWNSFQKLVETLNTNATAIRRTGFGGFVATVPPSPTTSRTLLTATPGLTATPGRYRVEVLQLADTAKLAGGSVADTAAARNLTGTLDINGKTITLAATDTLADIRTKINEADAGVTATIMSEGGTAGRLVLTSKTAGATGISITDGTGGMARELGFLDTRSKPVSSATSTAAAALGLAVYPQPASIRVGNTLITANLATESIAAIAAKINAAGGSASVESEQYGSETRFRLVTDGNVTAIDGDADSQAIVDAFGFTAGVAGTIRQTVQSPVYTDAADNVATSASLLTGLKLDGASSNLAVGDAINIRGMRGDGTAVTIGIVVGATDTMQTLLDKINDASDGFGGGTRTATAALGADGRIRLTDNTGGASRLSMTLGVTQVDGTSGTLGAAVVSTVGRSRELQTGKDAILRVDGREIVRQTNSITDAIEGVTLQLNAAEVGTETDVTIDRDVKGAVDAVQKFTDAYNAIRKFFDEQRQPGAPLFADSMLRGVVDSFTAALRTEVASNATYSRLTIAGVTLDRTGVLTFNADTLRTAMSSVPEEVEALFGFNGVGGAFVTATDNATRFGDGPISLQINSINENTVILRLREVEAQKRLDLRREQLIAQYTRMEEAMSRLQAQSGSLLASVQGLNGNN, encoded by the coding sequence ATGACAACACCTTTGAACTTCGGTGGGCTCAGCAGCGGCGTCCAGTGGAATGACATCGTCGACACGACGATCAAAGCGCTGGAAGCACGCACGCTTACGCCCATCACCGACAGGATCACCAAGCGCGCCGCGCAGAAGGAAGCATGGAACAGCTTCCAGAAGCTCGTCGAAACGCTCAATACCAATGCCACCGCAATCCGTCGCACGGGTTTCGGGGGTTTTGTCGCGACGGTGCCACCGAGTCCGACCACCTCGCGGACCCTGCTCACGGCCACGCCGGGACTCACCGCGACGCCGGGACGGTATCGCGTGGAAGTCCTGCAACTCGCCGACACCGCCAAGCTGGCCGGTGGGTCGGTTGCTGATACCGCCGCCGCCCGGAATCTCACGGGCACGCTCGATATCAACGGCAAAACGATCACGCTGGCCGCGACGGACACGCTCGCCGATATCCGCACGAAGATCAATGAAGCGGACGCCGGCGTCACGGCGACCATCATGAGCGAAGGGGGCACGGCGGGACGCCTGGTCCTGACGTCCAAGACGGCTGGAGCCACCGGGATCAGCATCACCGATGGCACCGGCGGGATGGCGCGTGAGCTGGGCTTCCTGGACACGCGATCGAAGCCGGTATCGTCGGCCACCTCGACGGCCGCGGCGGCGTTGGGATTGGCCGTCTATCCGCAGCCGGCGAGCATTCGCGTGGGCAATACGCTCATCACGGCGAACCTGGCCACCGAATCGATCGCCGCCATCGCGGCGAAGATCAACGCGGCGGGTGGCTCGGCGTCGGTGGAGTCGGAGCAGTACGGCAGTGAAACCCGATTCCGGTTGGTGACGGATGGCAACGTGACGGCGATCGATGGCGATGCGGATTCGCAGGCCATCGTTGACGCCTTTGGCTTCACGGCCGGTGTCGCGGGGACCATCCGTCAGACGGTGCAATCGCCGGTGTACACGGATGCCGCGGACAACGTGGCAACGTCGGCGTCCTTGCTGACCGGGCTCAAGTTGGATGGTGCCTCATCCAACCTTGCCGTGGGTGACGCGATCAACATTCGCGGCATGCGGGGCGATGGGACGGCCGTTACCATTGGCATCGTGGTCGGTGCCACCGATACCATGCAGACGCTGCTCGACAAGATCAATGACGCCAGCGACGGCTTTGGCGGGGGGACTCGCACGGCCACGGCGGCTCTGGGCGCTGATGGACGCATCCGTCTGACCGACAACACGGGCGGCGCCTCGCGTTTGTCGATGACGCTGGGTGTGACGCAGGTGGATGGCACGAGCGGCACGTTGGGCGCGGCGGTGGTATCGACCGTTGGTCGGAGTCGGGAACTGCAGACAGGCAAGGATGCCATTCTTCGGGTCGACGGCCGCGAGATTGTCCGCCAGACCAACAGCATCACGGACGCCATTGAAGGCGTCACACTCCAGCTCAATGCGGCCGAGGTTGGGACGGAGACCGACGTCACGATTGATCGTGATGTCAAGGGTGCCGTGGACGCGGTGCAGAAATTCACGGACGCCTACAACGCCATTCGCAAGTTCTTTGACGAACAGCGTCAGCCCGGTGCTCCGTTGTTTGCCGACTCCATGCTCCGCGGCGTTGTGGACAGCTTTACGGCGGCCCTGCGTACGGAAGTGGCGAGCAACGCGACCTACTCGCGCCTGACTATCGCAGGCGTCACGCTGGACCGTACCGGTGTCTTGACGTTCAATGCGGATACGCTGCGGACGGCCATGTCGTCCGTCCCGGAAGAGGTTGAAGCCCTCTTCGGCTTCAATGGGGTGGGCGGCGCCTTTGTGACGGCAACGGACAACGCCACCCGCTTCGGCGATGGCCCCATCAGTCTGCAGATCAACAGCATCAACGAGAACACCGTCATTTTGCGGCTTCGCGAGGTCGAGGCTCAGAAGCGACTCGACCTGCGTCGTGAGCAGCTTATTGCACAGTACACCCGCATGGAAGAAGCCATGTCGCGGTTACAGGCACAAAGCGGATCGCTCTTGGCGAGTGTTCAGGGACTCAACGGCAACAACTAG
- a CDS encoding flagellin, whose amino-acid sequence MRINTNVGAITASRNSFVNNMATENSMRKLSSGLRISRAADDAAGLAIANKLRTQSRSLAQAAANAEQGNAMLQIAEGSAQTIQRIIERQKELITQKLNGTSSSATSTTINAEITSLATEATRIQNASNFQGTSVFASLTFQVGDADAAGNNAVTVTATLTQTVLSGTSTLANADTALDAVNTVLGNIGAGQNVLDYTVQNLKSAVVNIRAAESTIRDVDMAEEMANFTRNNILSQAAQAMLSQANQGSQSVLQLLR is encoded by the coding sequence ATGCGTATTAACACGAACGTCGGCGCCATCACTGCTTCCCGCAATTCTTTCGTCAACAACATGGCGACGGAAAACAGCATGCGGAAGCTGAGCTCTGGTCTCCGTATCAGCCGTGCGGCTGACGACGCGGCCGGTCTCGCCATCGCCAACAAGCTGCGTACGCAGAGCCGTTCGCTCGCGCAGGCAGCGGCGAACGCCGAGCAGGGCAACGCGATGCTCCAGATCGCGGAAGGTTCAGCGCAGACCATCCAGCGCATCATCGAGCGTCAGAAGGAACTGATCACGCAGAAGCTGAACGGAACCTCCAGCTCCGCCACCAGCACCACGATCAACGCCGAAATCACGTCGCTCGCCACGGAAGCCACGCGTATCCAGAACGCCAGCAACTTCCAGGGAACGTCGGTCTTCGCGTCGCTCACCTTCCAGGTGGGAGATGCTGACGCCGCGGGCAACAACGCGGTTACGGTGACGGCCACGCTCACGCAGACGGTGCTCTCGGGCACGTCGACGCTCGCCAATGCCGATACGGCACTGGACGCCGTGAACACGGTACTCGGCAACATCGGTGCCGGTCAGAACGTGCTTGACTACACGGTGCAGAACCTCAAGTCGGCGGTGGTGAACATCCGCGCGGCCGAGTCCACCATCCGTGACGTCGACATGGCCGAAGAAATGGCCAACTTCACTCGCAACAACATCCTCTCGCAGGCCGCGCAGGCGATGCTGTCGCAGGCGAACCAGGGCAGCCAGAGCGTTCTCCAGCTCCTCCGCTAA
- the fliS gene encoding flagellar export chaperone FliS gives MSYAAPSASHRDSYREMEIQAAGAEKLLCIVFEQLVVNLERARISMERQDIELRVVSLRRARNILTELLATLDFEKGGAIAIQLADLYQFMLYELVDIGQRGDVVTMRKLVNIASQLRDGFVGAQQQLASQKQLRSA, from the coding sequence ATGTCGTACGCTGCCCCATCGGCGAGTCATCGCGATAGCTACCGTGAAATGGAGATCCAGGCGGCAGGCGCCGAAAAGCTCCTCTGCATCGTCTTCGAGCAGCTCGTGGTGAATCTCGAGCGGGCCCGCATTTCCATGGAACGGCAGGATATCGAGCTCCGAGTGGTATCGCTGCGCCGCGCCCGCAATATCCTGACCGAGTTGCTGGCGACACTGGACTTTGAGAAGGGCGGGGCGATCGCCATTCAGTTGGCCGATCTGTACCAGTTCATGCTGTATGAGTTGGTGGACATCGGGCAGCGTGGCGATGTGGTGACTATGCGCAAGCTGGTCAACATCGCGTCGCAATTGCGCGATGGATTTGTGGGCGCCCAGCAGCAGCTGGCCTCCCAGAAGCAGCTGCGGTCGGCGTGA
- a CDS encoding chemotaxis protein CheA, whose product MSPLNLDDAATLLMQLEATDTADLAVLRDALTDLAFENRVPLRAQPHVARAARVLGSVVNGTAADVSAAFAEVGQAIEAAMKASEGQVVEVGADPVAHAMSETVGGATAIAVASGATPSLTLALVDEVPPTPVVVATAAVATPALETSAVVPPVAAAPAVARNRQEDRLPDDADRDLLPDFLTESNECITNSEAALLQLEANPSDEEAVNTVFRAFHTVKGTSAFLGLTRIAEFAHEAESLLSRVRDKEIAYTRGCADLSLRSADMLKALLMVVEKALNGDGRMPIPEGFFELLDALAGYDPARDADGVQLAVSSGSDDIFPTLTDGADDAGALSGPVSGIAVARKPEAPVAQSANNASTGNSGSNADATIRVRTDRLDRLIDMVGELVIAQSMIAGDDTFGSGTQHELLRKVTHAGKIVRELQDLSMSMRMVPLRPTFQKLARVVRDTATKAGKTVQFVTDGDEVEIDRTMVDRLGDPLVHMVRNAVDHGVEPPAERTANGKPGLGVVRLHAYHASGNVVVELVDDGRGLHRDKIVKKAIEKGLIETDKGMTDSEVFNLIFAPGFSTAEKITDISGRGVGMDVVRRNLEAIRGRIDITSAPGKGTTFSIRLPLTLAVTDGMLVRVGDERFIIPLTHIHMSFRPEPSMLSTVVGKGEMVHLRGELMPILRLHRLFDVANAVQNPLDGLLMIVGDGAKRTALLVDELLGQQQVVAKTLGDGLGKVAGVSGGAILGDGRVGLILDVNETVALAQSTDCSAPRHEREAA is encoded by the coding sequence GTGTCTCCACTGAATCTTGATGATGCCGCCACGCTGCTCATGCAGCTTGAGGCGACCGATACTGCCGATCTCGCCGTCCTTCGGGATGCGCTGACTGATCTCGCTTTCGAGAATCGGGTCCCGCTCCGTGCCCAGCCCCATGTGGCGCGCGCCGCACGGGTGCTGGGGTCTGTCGTCAACGGGACTGCAGCCGATGTGTCCGCAGCGTTCGCCGAAGTGGGGCAGGCCATTGAGGCCGCCATGAAGGCGAGCGAAGGGCAGGTAGTGGAGGTGGGAGCCGACCCGGTTGCTCATGCCATGTCCGAGACGGTTGGCGGTGCGACGGCGATTGCCGTGGCCAGCGGGGCCACGCCCTCACTGACGTTGGCCCTGGTTGACGAAGTGCCACCCACACCGGTCGTGGTCGCGACGGCCGCCGTGGCGACGCCCGCCCTGGAGACATCCGCGGTGGTGCCCCCCGTGGCCGCCGCGCCCGCGGTCGCGCGCAACCGGCAGGAAGATCGACTCCCTGATGACGCCGACCGGGATCTGCTCCCGGACTTCCTCACGGAGAGCAACGAGTGCATCACCAACTCGGAAGCCGCGCTGCTCCAGCTGGAGGCCAACCCCTCTGACGAGGAAGCGGTCAATACCGTCTTCCGCGCCTTCCACACCGTCAAGGGTACCTCGGCGTTTCTGGGACTGACCCGCATCGCCGAATTCGCTCACGAAGCCGAGTCGCTGCTGAGCCGCGTGCGTGACAAGGAAATTGCGTATACGCGTGGCTGCGCTGATCTGTCGCTGCGCTCCGCCGACATGCTCAAGGCGCTCCTGATGGTGGTGGAGAAAGCGCTCAACGGGGACGGCCGCATGCCGATTCCCGAAGGGTTCTTCGAGCTGCTGGACGCGTTGGCCGGCTACGATCCTGCCCGTGACGCCGACGGCGTCCAGCTCGCCGTGTCAAGCGGTAGCGACGACATCTTCCCCACGCTTACGGACGGTGCCGATGACGCGGGAGCGCTGAGCGGTCCGGTGAGTGGTATTGCCGTGGCCAGGAAGCCCGAGGCGCCTGTTGCGCAGAGTGCGAACAACGCCTCTACCGGCAACAGCGGCAGCAATGCCGACGCCACCATTCGTGTGCGTACCGATCGCCTCGATCGCCTCATCGACATGGTGGGAGAGCTGGTGATCGCGCAGTCCATGATTGCTGGTGACGACACGTTCGGGAGCGGCACGCAGCACGAGCTGCTCCGCAAGGTGACCCACGCGGGCAAGATCGTGCGCGAGTTGCAGGACTTGTCGATGTCCATGCGCATGGTGCCGCTGCGCCCCACCTTCCAGAAGCTCGCCCGCGTGGTGCGCGATACCGCCACCAAGGCCGGCAAGACGGTGCAGTTCGTTACCGATGGTGACGAGGTGGAAATCGATCGGACGATGGTCGATCGCCTCGGCGATCCGCTGGTGCACATGGTGCGGAACGCCGTTGATCACGGCGTGGAACCGCCCGCTGAGCGTACGGCCAACGGCAAGCCCGGCCTGGGCGTGGTGCGACTGCACGCCTACCACGCCTCCGGCAATGTGGTGGTGGAGCTCGTGGATGACGGTCGCGGCCTCCACCGCGACAAGATCGTCAAGAAGGCGATCGAGAAGGGACTGATTGAGACCGACAAGGGGATGACCGACAGTGAGGTCTTCAACCTCATCTTCGCCCCCGGATTCTCCACCGCCGAAAAGATCACCGACATCTCCGGCCGCGGCGTGGGCATGGATGTGGTGCGGCGGAATCTGGAGGCGATCCGCGGCCGTATCGACATTACGTCGGCGCCTGGCAAGGGCACCACGTTCTCCATCCGGCTGCCGCTCACGCTGGCCGTGACGGATGGCATGCTGGTGCGCGTCGGCGACGAACGGTTCATCATTCCGCTGACGCATATCCATATGTCCTTCCGTCCGGAGCCGAGCATGCTCTCGACCGTCGTGGGCAAGGGCGAAATGGTGCACCTGCGCGGCGAACTCATGCCGATTCTCCGCCTGCACCGCCTCTTTGATGTGGCGAATGCCGTGCAGAACCCGCTGGACGGACTGCTCATGATCGTCGGGGATGGCGCCAAGCGGACGGCGCTGCTGGTGGATGAACTGCTCGGTCAGCAGCAGGTCGTCGCCAAGACGCTTGGCGATGGTCTGGGCAAGGTGGCCGGTGTGAGCGGTGGCGCCATTCTGGGTGACGGACGCGTGGGACTCATTCTCGACGTCAACGAGACCGTCGCTCTGGCCCAGTCCACCGATTGTTCCGCCCCACGGCACGAACGCGAAGCGGCTTGA
- a CDS encoding flagellar biosynthesis anti-sigma factor FlgM, giving the protein MKINGYSDNLRPTPVGTPAVQRPAQEVTQAPAIKPVKSDSVQISDEARRLSADAKESLNPERVAELRQKVLSGAYNTLDVVDQVARRILTRGDL; this is encoded by the coding sequence ATGAAAATCAACGGTTACAGCGACAACCTGCGGCCGACGCCAGTCGGCACCCCGGCGGTGCAGCGCCCGGCCCAGGAAGTCACGCAGGCCCCGGCGATCAAGCCGGTGAAGTCAGATTCGGTCCAGATCTCGGACGAAGCGCGGCGGCTCAGTGCCGACGCCAAGGAATCGCTCAACCCTGAGCGAGTCGCCGAGCTCCGGCAAAAAGTTCTGTCCGGCGCCTACAACACGCTCGACGTGGTGGACCAGGTAGCCCGGCGCATTCTGACGCGCGGCGATCTCTAG
- a CDS encoding tetratricopeptide repeat protein, translating into MTLEQLLEAGQTALDAGRFHEASERFEEAWQLHRESFALVQVAANARRLAGDVLAERQLWQRAATTAPPGDAAGLYALGTGLLETGAPQEAQPCFERVVRMLPRDAAALGALASALRANGDPQRGWAMVQKAIGMTTAAPALLLTAAQIRHALGDLSGARQWLAKAERLRPDHALTSVQRAFTHLIAGACQAGWDAFEARGLPQGPEGVPAWHGEPLAGATIAVVMEQGLGDLFHFVRYVRRLEARGAARVIVECPPSALRLLQASGFDAVATGLLPRTDWYVPLLSLPHRLGSDTDVAGDVVPYLHAEMSDGAPAPHADRRVGLVTHGNPAFLSTVLRDLDASHAARLAEIPGIQWVWLQMGEPIPPALDHAEQPALGGDWLDTARLLQTLDAVVSVDTAVAHLAGAMQLPVFVLLPYAPDWRWGLRSDRTAWYPSARLVRQPGPRDWAGALDELQRAVGAMSPRAMP; encoded by the coding sequence ATGACCCTTGAACAGCTCCTCGAAGCCGGCCAGACGGCACTCGATGCCGGGCGCTTTCATGAGGCCAGCGAGCGGTTTGAAGAAGCCTGGCAGCTCCACCGGGAATCGTTTGCGCTGGTACAAGTGGCCGCCAACGCCCGACGACTGGCCGGCGACGTCCTGGCCGAGCGGCAACTGTGGCAACGGGCCGCAACAACGGCGCCGCCGGGCGATGCCGCTGGGTTGTATGCGCTGGGCACGGGTTTGCTGGAGACAGGGGCTCCGCAGGAGGCGCAGCCGTGCTTTGAACGTGTCGTGCGTATGCTGCCACGCGATGCGGCCGCACTTGGTGCGCTGGCGTCGGCGTTACGCGCCAACGGCGATCCTCAACGCGGCTGGGCGATGGTACAAAAGGCCATCGGCATGACCACCGCCGCTCCGGCGTTACTGCTGACGGCCGCCCAGATTCGTCACGCGCTGGGTGATCTGTCCGGAGCACGGCAGTGGCTGGCGAAGGCCGAACGCCTGCGGCCTGACCATGCGCTCACCTCCGTGCAGCGGGCCTTTACGCACCTTATTGCAGGCGCCTGTCAGGCAGGGTGGGACGCCTTCGAAGCCCGCGGGCTCCCCCAGGGACCGGAGGGCGTTCCGGCGTGGCACGGTGAGCCCCTGGCGGGCGCCACTATCGCCGTGGTGATGGAACAGGGTCTTGGCGACCTGTTTCATTTTGTGCGGTACGTGCGGCGCCTGGAAGCACGCGGGGCGGCACGGGTCATCGTGGAATGTCCGCCCTCGGCGCTGCGCCTGCTACAAGCCAGCGGATTTGACGCGGTGGCCACAGGGCTGCTGCCCCGCACCGACTGGTATGTCCCGCTGCTGTCGTTGCCCCACCGGCTTGGCAGCGATACCGACGTGGCGGGCGATGTGGTGCCCTACCTGCACGCGGAGATGAGCGATGGGGCGCCCGCACCGCACGCTGACCGTCGCGTGGGGCTGGTCACGCACGGGAATCCGGCGTTCCTCTCGACCGTGTTGCGCGACCTGGATGCGTCCCACGCGGCGCGACTTGCCGAGATCCCCGGCATACAGTGGGTGTGGTTGCAGATGGGGGAGCCCATCCCGCCGGCGCTCGACCACGCAGAACAGCCTGCGCTCGGCGGCGATTGGCTCGACACGGCGCGACTCCTGCAGACCCTCGATGCCGTGGTCTCCGTGGATACTGCCGTGGCGCATCTCGCTGGAGCGATGCAGCTCCCGGTATTCGTGCTGCTGCCCTATGCGCCTGACTGGCGATGGGGGCTCCGCAGCGACCGAACCGCATGGTACCCGAGTGCACGGCTCGTGCGGCAACCGGGCCCCCGCGACTGGGCAGGGGCCTTGGATGAACTGCAGCGAGCCGTGGGCGCGATGAGCCCTCGCGCCATGCCCTGA